The window ACAAAATGGCCTTCCCACAAATCCAGACGGTTAGtcaatcaaacaacaacaactgCTTCTGAAAGCTCCCTCCCATCTTCTGATCATTCTCTTCCCTTACTCCCATATTCAAATCAATCCTCAACAGCAACATTCTTACCAACTACTTGCAAAACTTGCTTTAAGCTCAAGGCGAAGGCTCCTAGAGACCATCCTTCTTGTTGGAATACCAGGAATTTGATCATTGAAGATTCTATGGCCTCGCTTTAGCATTTTCTCCGGGTCTTTCTGCGGGTTGAAGAAGTACCGTTGCAATTCAGCATTAGCATTCATGGCAACCGAGGCCGACTTACAGCTTCATTTACCAACTCAGGTTTGTAAGGCTATATTGATAATCATCTTGTTCAAATActtgaagatgattttattcTTGGTTGATAATAGTTAGTACTCTATAATATagtaattccttttttttttttttggtatgtaCGATTGctaattagattttttttttctttgaaattttgtttCCGTTTCAGAGAAAGAAGAAACATAGCGGACAGCTAAAGAAAGAGGAGCTTGAAAGAGAGGTATGGGTGCGATTCCAAGTACGTTTTCTCTTTTGTCTTCTGAGTTGTGCCATTCGCATGCATGGTTGCTTCGACTCCGACACGATTCTAGTACAATACTAGGTGATGGCTTCATTCTCTGGCCTACATCTTCTTTCAAAATGGTGCCCATCACTCAGTAGCCTGGTCATTTATGATTCAAATATCCACATTTTTGGCCTAATTAATTGTATTCTTTCCTCCTCAAAATATTTCTTGTTTCATATAAtatttggttttttttgggggggggggggtaacTCATCGTCAGTTCACATAATTCTTGAACTTGGAAAGCTTATAGTGTTCGTACTGAAACAGTCATTCTTCATCTGAAACAAATTAATTATTACACATTCAAGTTAGATATTCTTGCAAATTTTCCTGTTGGCTTtaatacttttttattttttattttgggggTTGATGTTTATGCAAACTGAACTGCTAATTTTGGAAATTAATATTGTATATAAGGTTGATGTGCTCCGGAAAATGCTGGATCATGAAGAGAAGGTGCATGAATTTCTGGAACGAGCGCAACATCGACAGGATGGTACGTCAAGTAGTAGTCTTGGTATCCCAAACTTTCTTCCTCCCAAGGTGAGTAAGATGGTGCAATGTCACGTACCAGTGTTAGGTGTGTATATGATCTCATAGAAACCAAATCCATATGTAAGATCGATGTTCCTATTCTGATgctattgtatatatatgcttgtcACCGAAGCAAATCACAACGAATAGTTATGTAGGTGAACAAATTACTATAAGTTTCAGAGtagattttcattttcatttgatgAATGGTAATAGACGTTCCACTTTCCAAGATAAAAGTTCCTGATAACATGGTCGACTCTATGTAGAATTCGATGGGAAAGAGCAGAATTATTCAGAACAGTTGTTCTTAATTTTCCTGATTCATATCCAGTACATTAATAGCAAATCAGAGTTGAATTCAGAGTCTGGAccgaaaatcaaatttttttccttcttagtttgatatatatatatagatccCAGATGGGATTTTGGAACTTGATTAATTTGATGTGCTTTCTATTTGTCAACTGCTGTGGTAATTAATGGACGGATTCAACTTTAATTACACTCATGAGAAGTTAAGATTTATTTCATGAATTGCGCAGATGAAGGAGCTGCTAGCAGAGTTGGCAATGGTTGAAAACGAGATAACTCGTTTAGAAAGCCAAATCAGCCAGCTCCAAGCTGAGGTGAAGCTCGAGAAGGAAGCCACAGCAGAATCAAAATCCAAGCAGCTGAGACAACCTCCTCCATCCCAGAACATGAATCCTGATCTTGATCACTTCCCATCTCATCCAGAAGAGGGCAACAAAGAGTTGTTGAAGGAGAAGGTGTCGTTCGAAACCAAGGCATTACATTTCATTAGCAAGGCCATAAAAGGTGATTACAATCTCAGTGACTTCAGCATTAGTGACAAAGCACTGAAGTCAAGAATCCTTTCTGATCAAAAGGAAAATCAATTTCAAGAGCAATCTGATGCACATCGGAACAAGGGTGGTAAAAGGAGTGGGATGCTGATACCTGCATCGCCCATGCGCGAGCCAAGACAGCCGACCCCCAGGGTAACGTTCACCAAAGTTTGTGGCTTTCTTGTACACTTATCAACTTCACTTAGATTAGTGGAATTCCACCTTGGATCATTAGAGAGTAACAAAAACAATGTTTATCTTAAAGACTAAATTAACACTTATCTGAGCCAAATCAATGTCGAAGGCGTAATCATTTTCGCAATCAGGAAGTCAAAGTAGATTGATCATATACTTGTCACATTACCAAGAACTCTTTTTTAAATTCAAGTAGCTTAGCCCAATTGGCCAAGGGATAGAGTGTTTAAAAATTCTCTTGTGGGTGTTGGGAATTGGAATCCTCATTGTAGAAAACCTGAAAGATTGCATTACTCTAAGTCTAAGCTGGAGGTGAAGCTTGACTCccttaaatttttcttttttaaacaaATTTGATTGGATAATCAACTTTTGTGATGTTTTGGATTGTTTTATATGCtaattatagatttttttttttaataatcaaCAAAGTTAAAATTTATCATCAATCAAAGAGTGAATAGGCAAATGAGAACAAGGTCACAATTCGACAGGATCCACTAATTATAGATATCTTCAGTAACACCACTAATTtctttggtgttgtttatgcTATCTATATATTTATTTCGCCATTCGACAAACGTTTCCTcgtaattttgttggaaaaaattaACATCCAGTAATCAATTGAGGCAAAATAGAGAAGTTCAAGAATTGAATTTTGCATGTTTGGCTCTCATTTTGCAGCCTATTTGTAGTTGATGTTGTAAACAACTCATGTTTCAGAGGGATCGACGTTTGGAAACCTCCTCGGATCCTCCATCCAAAATACCATCTGCTCCGCAAGACGCAGAAGAGGAGAGCATCAACAAGTGGGCACCCAACAAATTATCCGAGAACATCGTGAAATGCCTGCATTTCATATTTGTCAGGCTGCTCCGGACATCAAGAACAATGGAGTTAGAGAAATCAGGCCCAATTTCACGCTCCACAAACTTTTCTTTAAGCTTCAGAGCTGAGCCCAGCTTAAATTCTAAGGCCAGCCTTCTGCTGCAGAAGGATTCAAGACAGCAAGATCCCTATGGAATCTTTGACTTGGAAGAGTCCATTACTAGGGATATTGGCCCTTATAAGAATTTGGTTAGGTTCACAGCAAACTCCATCGATCCCAAATGCATCTCCAATTCAAGCTCCATTGCTTTATTTCAGAAGTTAAAGTAAGTTCTCTAACAATGCAGATATTGAATCTTACTCTCCTATGATCTGAATCCTAGAAAGTAAACTctttccaaattcaatttttcaattttgttttgatAGGGTTTGTCTAATGGACACCTGTTAAGATGTAATTCAGGtactaaatttttgaaaagataaaattaattaaGAAAAGTGTATACATATCAGCGAGAATAATAATTGCTAGTATGTGTATATAAACGGTAAGTTGGATTCAATTTATGTGCATTAACGCATGCCCATTAAAAAAAACCCCTTTTTTTATGGTGGAACAGATACAAATGAATTACATCTAAACAATATTGAAGCAATTGATCAGTGTACAAGTATGAATGGTGTATAGCAGACAAAGGCTACATTCATATCTTCTTTGCTTACTACAATCTCATTTTCAAGTAATGGCGCCTTAATATATGTAATCGTTATTGATTTCCATTTTCCAAGTGAGTATCCTTTTTCGACTTCCTGCAGGTTGCTAATGAACAATCTGCAAAAGGTGGACTTGAAACATATGAACTACCAGCAGAAACTGGCTTTCTGGATCAACATGTACAATGCCTCCATCATGCATGTAAAGTTGTGAACTGGGCTTTTTCTTTATGTTCTTTTTATTCGCTAAGCATCGTTATCTTTTCGCCGCTAACTCATAAGCTAGTGCAATATTCAACTGTGTGATTCCAGGCATTTCTTCAATACGGAGTCCCCTCCAATTCTAGCCCCGAAAAACTGTTATCGCTGCTGAACAAGGTAATGTGTCATAGTTATCTTCGTCATTGAGTTATTGCGTAATGAAATTCTAGGCCCTCCAATCATACGATTTCGTTTGTTTCAGGCCAAATTGAACATTGGAGGTACTGCGGTAACTGCTCGAACAATTGAACAATCTATTCTAAGAAAACCAGAATCATCTCTTATAAAAGAGGTAAAATTAAatattacttttttttgttttacaaaTAATCATCGTTTTTCttgggtttcttttttttttaaaaaaaaaatcaaggatATAATAATTGATACCCGATACTATACCGGATTTCTCAGGTCCCAGGACAGGCTGATAAAAAAGATAATACCAATTTAGAATCTAAAGTTCGAGAACGTTACGGGCTCGAGCCGGCCGATCCAAATGTCACCTTTGCTTTGTGCTGTGGAACACGTTCTTCTCCTGCTGTAAGTAATCAATTAGTATGAAACATTTATCACCAGAATTCCTATTAAATTACGGACTCGATTATCTTGGACAATTTCAATCTTTTTTAAAGGTGTACACATTGTTTTGATAGATCATCATAATGCTATTAAATCTGCACAAGCGATCGAAATTATATCAGTAATTCATTGATACAATAGAGATCTGAAGAAACATTTGGAGAGTTAATAAAAATATTACACAGTGAAGGCTAACATGTTTTGGAAAACCAACCAAAAGGCTGATAGTTAGTTGCATTATATTTTCCATCGCAGGTAAAGATATATACAGCTGAAGGGGTGATGGCTGAGTTAGAGAAGTCTAAGCTAGAGTATCTTCAAGCTTCAATAATTGTAACGGGCACCAAAAGAATTGCGATTCCAGAGCATCTGCTTCGTCACATGCATGATTTTGCCCAGGACGTGGAGTCATTGATTGAGTGGGTTTGCCACCAGTTGCCTACATCTGGGTCGCTCAGAAAATCCATGGTCGATTGCTTTAGGGGTATTCCTGTGGGAAAGGCCTCCACTATTATAGACAAGATACCATATGATTTCGAATTCCAGTATCTCTTGGCAATATGAATTTAGGGCCATCTTGCAGCGCTATTGTGTAATTACCCGGTGGAAAGTTTCTTGGGAGATGTGAATGGCTACTAGTCATTCGTTTGGTCTTTATTAAAATGCTACAGAAGAAGCATTGCTCCTGTCAAAACTCAAACGGGGGGAAAGGGTTATAAGAAGAATTTGTGGAGAATTAACTATTATCAGTGGTCAAGATCCTATGCTTTAGTTCTCCTACCCATTAATTCTAGcgttttaatttcttatttcaaatttcaagcttcctgcttgctccttttttttttttaaacaaaccGATAACATATCATTTACTCGTACTAAGTACAAACTTCGAGCAACTGCTCAACTGAATCTGCATGGACTAAGTCCAGCAGCCACACTGGGAAGTCCCGCTTCCATTCAGCTATATCAATCAGGCTAACAGCAAATTTTGCAACCTGGTGACTAA is drawn from Coffea arabica cultivar ET-39 chromosome 1c, Coffea Arabica ET-39 HiFi, whole genome shotgun sequence and contains these coding sequences:
- the LOC113727530 gene encoding uncharacterized protein isoform X1, with amino-acid sequence MATEADLQLHLPTQRKKKHSGQLKKEELEREVWVRFQVDVLRKMLDHEEKVHEFLERAQHRQDGTSSSSLGIPNFLPPKMKELLAELAMVENEITRLESQISQLQAEVKLEKEATAESKSKQLRQPPPSQNMNPDLDHFPSHPEEGNKELLKEKVSFETKALHFISKAIKGDYNLSDFSISDKALKSRILSDQKENQFQEQSDAHRNKGGKRSGMLIPASPMREPRQPTPRRDRRLETSSDPPSKIPSAPQDAEEESINKWAPNKLSENIVKCLHFIFVRLLRTSRTMELEKSGPISRSTNFSLSFRAEPSLNSKASLLLQKDSRQQDPYGIFDLEESITRDIGPYKNLVRFTANSIDPKCISNSSSIALFQKLKLLMNNLQKVDLKHMNYQQKLAFWINMYNASIMHAFLQYGVPSNSSPEKLLSLLNKAKLNIGGTAVTARTIEQSILRKPESSLIKEVPGQADKKDNTNLESKVRERYGLEPADPNVTFALCCGTRSSPAVKIYTAEGVMAELEKSKLEYLQASIIVTGTKRIAIPEHLLRHMHDFAQDVESLIEWVCHQLPTSGSLRKSMVDCFRGIPVGKASTIIDKIPYDFEFQYLLAI
- the LOC113727530 gene encoding uncharacterized protein isoform X2, with the translated sequence MATEADLQLHLPTQRKKKHSGQLKKEELEREVDVLRKMLDHEEKVHEFLERAQHRQDGTSSSSLGIPNFLPPKMKELLAELAMVENEITRLESQISQLQAEVKLEKEATAESKSKQLRQPPPSQNMNPDLDHFPSHPEEGNKELLKEKVSFETKALHFISKAIKGDYNLSDFSISDKALKSRILSDQKENQFQEQSDAHRNKGGKRSGMLIPASPMREPRQPTPRRDRRLETSSDPPSKIPSAPQDAEEESINKWAPNKLSENIVKCLHFIFVRLLRTSRTMELEKSGPISRSTNFSLSFRAEPSLNSKASLLLQKDSRQQDPYGIFDLEESITRDIGPYKNLVRFTANSIDPKCISNSSSIALFQKLKLLMNNLQKVDLKHMNYQQKLAFWINMYNASIMHAFLQYGVPSNSSPEKLLSLLNKAKLNIGGTAVTARTIEQSILRKPESSLIKEVPGQADKKDNTNLESKVRERYGLEPADPNVTFALCCGTRSSPAVKIYTAEGVMAELEKSKLEYLQASIIVTGTKRIAIPEHLLRHMHDFAQDVESLIEWVCHQLPTSGSLRKSMVDCFRGIPVGKASTIIDKIPYDFEFQYLLAI
- the LOC113727530 gene encoding uncharacterized protein isoform X3, translated to MLDHEEKVHEFLERAQHRQDGTSSSSLGIPNFLPPKMKELLAELAMVENEITRLESQISQLQAEVKLEKEATAESKSKQLRQPPPSQNMNPDLDHFPSHPEEGNKELLKEKVSFETKALHFISKAIKGDYNLSDFSISDKALKSRILSDQKENQFQEQSDAHRNKGGKRSGMLIPASPMREPRQPTPRRDRRLETSSDPPSKIPSAPQDAEEESINKWAPNKLSENIVKCLHFIFVRLLRTSRTMELEKSGPISRSTNFSLSFRAEPSLNSKASLLLQKDSRQQDPYGIFDLEESITRDIGPYKNLVRFTANSIDPKCISNSSSIALFQKLKLLMNNLQKVDLKHMNYQQKLAFWINMYNASIMHAFLQYGVPSNSSPEKLLSLLNKAKLNIGGTAVTARTIEQSILRKPESSLIKEVPGQADKKDNTNLESKVRERYGLEPADPNVTFALCCGTRSSPAVKIYTAEGVMAELEKSKLEYLQASIIVTGTKRIAIPEHLLRHMHDFAQDVESLIEWVCHQLPTSGSLRKSMVDCFRGIPVGKASTIIDKIPYDFEFQYLLAI